Proteins encoded within one genomic window of Hahella chejuensis KCTC 2396:
- a CDS encoding sensor histidine kinase has product MTQKNKLDFSFIMAASVHDMKNSLSMLLHSLDEVNHEIAELDLPIAQRMATLQYEAARVNNDLVQLLSLYKLDSDMLTADIDEHFLLDFLEEQVARYLPLFAARNMCCEVDCDERLTGYFDSDLVSGVVNNILANAIRYSRSQIRVSARTVEDGLYITIEDDGQGFPAKMVEIPEQLSTEVDFESGSTNLGLYFAHRIAQLHMQKGKTGKIALRNGGALNGGVFEMYLP; this is encoded by the coding sequence GTGACACAGAAAAACAAACTGGACTTCAGCTTTATCATGGCGGCCAGCGTTCACGATATGAAAAACTCTCTGAGCATGTTGCTGCACTCGCTGGACGAAGTGAATCACGAAATCGCGGAACTGGATCTTCCCATCGCCCAACGTATGGCCACGCTGCAGTACGAAGCTGCGCGGGTCAACAACGATCTAGTGCAATTATTAAGTCTGTACAAGCTTGATTCAGACATGCTGACCGCAGACATCGACGAGCACTTCCTGCTGGATTTTCTGGAAGAGCAAGTGGCGCGCTACCTTCCACTCTTCGCCGCTCGCAACATGTGTTGTGAAGTAGACTGTGATGAGAGATTAACGGGCTATTTTGATAGCGATCTGGTGTCCGGCGTAGTGAACAACATTCTCGCCAATGCGATTCGCTACAGTCGCAGTCAGATAAGAGTATCGGCCAGAACAGTAGAGGATGGCCTTTACATTACGATCGAAGACGACGGCCAGGGGTTCCCCGCCAAGATGGTGGAAATTCCCGAACAGTTATCGACAGAAGTGGATTTCGAGTCAGGCAGCACTAATCTGGGTTTGTATTTCGCCCACCGCATAGCGCAGCTGCACATGCAGAAAGGCAAAACGGGCAAGATTGCATTGCGCAATGGCGGCGCACTGAATGGCGGCGTCTTCGAAATGTACCTGCCTTAA